A DNA window from Anaerocolumna sp. AGMB13020 contains the following coding sequences:
- a CDS encoding CpaF/VirB11 family protein has product MDNILFNEKDLRQKPFFEVLQEVQSYISENFSNLIVEEETDNTREQLKNNIRKYLNDKKLKAEELSIQETIDKLYSEMTEFSVLNEYLDPKRTDIEEININAWNDVKVNFSDGTTKSVESFSGPRHCENIIRRLLNRESKMILDKSRPIVRGHLSKKIRITVMGDGVIDSSIGLASSIRIVNPKKLCKQDFIEKCTASKEMIDLLEVLFQNGVSMCITGETGSGKTTFMSYLLTTIPYEKRIFTIEEDVREFDLVVTDEKGKVLNNVVHTCTRKSDDPAKVIDQEKLLETAMTMNPDVICVAEMKGRESYAAQEAANTGHTVITTTHAKSCRATYPRMQNLCRTSTNMDSFTLMEMLKDAFPVVAYIAKYKDNVRRIKEITECYRDENGNSKIVTLFKYKVKENRINKDGKREIIGEFIKVNDISDDLKIMLLENGVQLNDTEGQEAENI; this is encoded by the coding sequence ATGGATAATATATTATTCAATGAAAAGGATCTTCGGCAAAAACCCTTTTTTGAAGTTTTACAGGAGGTGCAGAGTTACATTTCCGAAAACTTCTCCAATTTAATTGTGGAAGAGGAAACAGATAACACCAGGGAGCAACTAAAAAATAATATTCGCAAATATTTAAATGATAAAAAGTTAAAAGCGGAGGAATTATCCATACAGGAAACCATTGATAAGTTATATAGTGAAATGACAGAATTTTCAGTTCTAAATGAATACCTTGATCCCAAAAGAACTGATATTGAGGAAATTAATATCAACGCATGGAATGATGTTAAGGTAAATTTTTCGGATGGTACTACAAAAAGCGTAGAATCTTTCTCCGGCCCAAGACACTGCGAGAATATTATCCGAAGATTACTGAACAGAGAATCAAAAATGATTCTGGATAAATCCAGACCTATTGTGAGAGGGCATTTGTCCAAGAAAATTAGAATAACAGTAATGGGTGACGGTGTAATTGATTCCAGCATAGGGCTAGCTTCATCTATTCGTATTGTTAATCCTAAAAAGTTATGTAAACAGGATTTTATTGAAAAATGTACTGCATCTAAAGAAATGATTGATTTATTGGAGGTACTTTTTCAAAACGGTGTATCTATGTGTATTACAGGTGAGACTGGTTCTGGTAAGACAACATTCATGAGTTACCTCTTGACAACAATCCCTTATGAAAAGAGAATCTTCACAATAGAAGAAGATGTAAGAGAATTTGATCTTGTCGTGACAGATGAAAAGGGCAAAGTACTAAACAATGTAGTCCATACTTGTACAAGAAAATCAGATGATCCGGCCAAAGTAATTGATCAAGAGAAACTTTTAGAAACGGCCATGACAATGAATCCAGATGTAATCTGTGTAGCGGAGATGAAAGGGAGGGAGAGTTATGCTGCTCAGGAAGCTGCTAATACTGGACATACAGTTATAACTACAACCCATGCCAAAAGTTGTAGAGCAACTTATCCAAGGATGCAAAATCTTTGCAGAACCAGTACCAATATGGATAGTTTTACTTTAATGGAGATGTTAAAGGATGCTTTTCCAGTAGTAGCTTATATCGCAAAATATAAGGATAATGTCCGGAGGATAAAAGAAATAACTGAATGCTACAGGGATGAAAACGGTAACAGTAAAATAGTAACTTTATTCAAATACAAGGTGAAAGAAAACCGTATTAACAAAGACGGGAAAAGAGAGATTATTGGCGAATTTATTAAAGTGAATGATATCAGTGATGATCTTAAGATTATGCTATTAGAAAATGGTGTACAGCTTAATGATACTGAAGGTCAGGAGGCTGAAAATATATGA
- a CDS encoding secretion protein F: protein MVLMIYTFLFLMTAFGIYSIITGQLELVSSKTEKVANAYHNRYKKLQNTDRFLERLAVKLSVYIRIDSYKRKKLEADLKGLDINESPEIYKAKTLIKPAVMLLGVIPCLLIVPILSIGFIAAAIIIYFKNDMEIRERLRKKKEDIEFELPRFTCTLKQELVSSRDVLTILENYKKNAGDAMKKELEKTVADMRSGNYEAALLRFESRISIPALSDIMRGLIGVLRGDNNVTYFEMLSHDLDMLEVQRLENIAMKQPGKIKKYLFMLFISLIFMYCVMMAVYTISMV, encoded by the coding sequence ATGGTACTAATGATTTATACTTTTTTGTTTCTTATGACGGCATTTGGTATTTATTCAATAATTACTGGGCAGTTAGAACTGGTATCTTCCAAAACAGAAAAAGTTGCGAATGCATATCATAACCGTTATAAAAAGCTACAAAATACAGACAGATTTTTGGAAAGGCTGGCAGTTAAACTTAGCGTTTATATACGAATAGATTCTTATAAACGAAAAAAGTTAGAAGCTGACCTTAAGGGGCTGGATATTAATGAATCACCGGAAATCTATAAAGCCAAAACACTTATAAAACCTGCAGTTATGTTACTTGGAGTAATACCTTGTCTATTGATCGTTCCTATATTATCAATCGGTTTTATTGCAGCTGCAATTATTATTTATTTTAAGAACGATATGGAAATCAGGGAACGTTTGAGGAAGAAGAAAGAAGATATTGAATTTGAATTACCCAGGTTTACCTGCACGTTAAAACAAGAACTAGTAAGCAGTAGAGATGTCCTTACGATACTTGAAAATTATAAGAAGAATGCTGGTGATGCTATGAAAAAAGAATTAGAGAAAACAGTTGCGGATATGCGATCTGGAAATTATGAAGCAGCGTTGCTCCGGTTTGAAAGTCGAATCTCTATACCTGCACTTTCAGATATTATGAGAGGATTAATCGGTGTATTAAGAGGTGATAATAATGTAACTTATTTTGAGATGCTCAGCCATGATCTGGATATGCTTGAAGTACAAAGATTAGAAAATATTGCGATGAAGCAACCAGGTAAAATTAAAAAGTATCTGTTTATGCTTTTTATTTCGCTGATATTTATGTATTGCGTTATGATGGCTGTATACACCATAAGTATGGTTTAG
- a CDS encoding DUF4320 family protein — MTRKKNKISKILKDKSGAATYLEMVVTILIVAIVVVFIVKVVPVLVLKNQLNTFATSVSRIISVEGRYDNTVREAIEELRQKSEVGNVTITLDGSDFISGGEKIQLNDIIQVNVTTQYDLGFFTFGSFPITLKNTAQSRSEVYWK; from the coding sequence ATGACAAGAAAAAAGAATAAGATATCGAAGATTTTAAAAGACAAATCAGGTGCAGCAACTTATCTTGAGATGGTAGTAACCATACTGATAGTAGCTATAGTAGTTGTATTTATTGTTAAAGTAGTTCCAGTACTTGTCTTAAAGAATCAGCTAAATACATTTGCTACTAGTGTTAGTAGAATCATTTCTGTTGAAGGGCGATATGACAATACAGTGCGTGAAGCAATTGAAGAGCTTCGGCAGAAGAGTGAGGTTGGAAATGTAACGATAACTTTAGATGGTTCAGATTTTATCTCTGGAGGTGAAAAAATACAGTTGAATGATATTATTCAAGTCAATGTAACTACTCAGTATGATCTTGGTTTTTTTACATTTGGTAGTTTTCCCATAACACTGAAAAATACAGCTCAATCAAGAAGTGAGGTGTATTGGAAATGA
- a CDS encoding immunoglobulin-like domain-containing protein: MKRKVITISSIVVLFISVLMIGGFQFFRMDLKNNTTVIELGEQLNAEVSNYAKGNISSAKLDLSDVNTTKAGIYNAYISNKTQKLTFNVEVVDTIPPTADKIEGLSFLTNEVVKAESLIVNMKDYSKITVSFADGNVNHTYTQGGIINEVIILNDESGNETKINVSFEVIEDEKKPVLSGIKNITAFIDEKINYFDGITAIDDRDGDISKNIKVNTDGINLNKPGQYSVLYSIKDSSGNETTKKIKVTLLKDKSPVFKGISNKTSYLNEKIDFLNGVTAIDDRDGDITSKIKVDTTNVNINVAGIYKVTYSVVDSAKNKTTKSITITIKKKETVTKPKNAKSTSPSTNNSTKKDKSTKSKTNGNSSSEFNFFDVNPEQGSDVNGDVPASGEHVGNWG, translated from the coding sequence ATGAAAAGAAAAGTTATAACAATATCAAGTATTGTAGTTTTATTTATTTCGGTTTTAATGATTGGAGGATTTCAGTTTTTTCGAATGGATTTAAAAAATAATACAACTGTAATTGAATTAGGGGAGCAGCTCAATGCAGAAGTTTCAAATTATGCAAAAGGGAATATTAGCAGTGCTAAACTGGATCTATCAGATGTTAATACAACAAAGGCAGGTATCTATAATGCGTATATCTCTAATAAAACGCAGAAGTTGACTTTTAATGTTGAAGTAGTCGACACGATACCTCCAACAGCAGATAAAATTGAAGGATTATCTTTTTTAACAAATGAAGTAGTAAAGGCAGAATCTTTAATTGTAAATATGAAAGATTACAGCAAGATAACGGTTTCTTTTGCAGACGGTAATGTAAATCATACATATACCCAAGGTGGAATCATTAATGAAGTTATTATATTGAATGATGAATCTGGTAATGAGACAAAAATTAATGTTAGTTTTGAAGTGATCGAGGATGAAAAAAAGCCAGTCTTGAGTGGTATAAAAAATATTACAGCCTTTATTGATGAGAAAATCAATTATTTTGATGGCATAACAGCTATTGATGATCGCGATGGAGATATTTCAAAAAATATTAAGGTTAACACTGATGGAATTAATCTTAATAAACCAGGACAATATAGTGTGTTATATTCCATAAAGGACAGTTCTGGTAATGAGACAACTAAAAAAATAAAAGTTACCTTATTAAAGGATAAGTCACCTGTGTTTAAAGGAATATCTAATAAAACATCATATTTAAATGAAAAAATTGATTTTTTAAATGGTGTAACTGCAATTGATGATAGAGATGGCGATATAACGTCAAAAATTAAGGTGGACACTACTAATGTAAATATTAACGTTGCAGGTATTTATAAGGTTACTTACTCAGTTGTAGATAGTGCTAAAAATAAGACTACTAAATCAATAACTATTACAATTAAGAAAAAAGAGACAGTAACCAAGCCAAAGAATGCTAAATCAACATCACCAAGTACTAATAATTCAACTAAAAAAGATAAAAGCACAAAATCTAAGACAAACGGAAATTCCTCAAGCGAGTTCAACTTTTTTGATGTTAATCCAGAACAGGGATCAGATGTGAATGGTGATGTTCCTGCAAGTGGTGAACATGTAGGAAACTGGGGTTAA
- a CDS encoding JAB domain-containing protein, with product MIKVIANKDIFIDGLVTIIGLDRVKLNEMSPEDLLQIIDHPMLEMTDVQREKISLLKEFINVYQYYRKGDTEQQSFNTPKKFVNYFKSKLENKKDREFFLVAYLDSKMHLLSCDEFQGGINQCIVYPRDLVKRALQLDCIGIVISHNHPSGDPTPSQEDITITRRIVAIFKTMGINIFDHIIIGNDCYYSLEENDYLEDMKSLPNPADILPFDITKISDLEVEFEEEQ from the coding sequence ATGATAAAAGTTATAGCAAACAAAGATATCTTTATTGATGGCCTTGTAACAATTATAGGACTGGATCGGGTCAAACTTAATGAGATGTCTCCTGAAGATCTTCTTCAGATAATTGATCACCCAATGTTAGAGATGACAGATGTGCAGAGAGAAAAAATCTCATTGTTAAAGGAGTTTATAAATGTATATCAATATTACCGAAAAGGAGACACAGAACAACAAAGCTTTAATACACCTAAAAAATTTGTTAATTATTTTAAATCTAAATTAGAAAATAAAAAGGATCGTGAGTTCTTTCTTGTGGCGTATTTAGATTCGAAAATGCATTTGTTAAGTTGTGACGAATTTCAAGGTGGTATAAATCAATGTATAGTTTATCCAAGGGATTTAGTGAAAAGAGCCTTACAGTTAGATTGTATAGGAATCGTAATAAGCCATAATCACCCATCAGGAGATCCAACACCCAGTCAAGAGGATATAACGATTACAAGAAGGATTGTTGCTATTTTTAAGACTATGGGGATTAATATATTCGACCATATAATTATAGGCAATGACTGTTATTATTCTCTTGAAGAGAATGATTATTTAGAAGACATGAAGTCACTTCCCAATCCCGCTGATATACTTCCATTCGATATTACAAAGATATCTGATCTGGAAGTAGAATTCGAGGAAGAGCAATAA
- a CDS encoding single-stranded DNA-binding protein has protein sequence MNKVVLMGRLPRDPTIKYFEKGIAIGNFSLAVTRNVKNNGKEEVDYLNCTIFNKQAVFLDKYVKQGSKILISGRIENNNYAGKSGQAYSIKVIVEEIEFAENKSKPL, from the coding sequence ATGAATAAAGTAGTATTGATGGGAAGATTACCTAGAGATCCTACAATTAAATATTTTGAAAAAGGAATAGCAATCGGGAATTTTTCTCTTGCTGTTACCAGGAATGTTAAAAATAATGGTAAGGAAGAAGTGGATTATCTAAATTGTACTATTTTTAATAAACAAGCAGTGTTTTTAGATAAATATGTGAAACAAGGCAGTAAAATACTTATTTCCGGAAGAATAGAAAATAATAATTATGCTGGTAAAAGTGGACAGGCTTATAGCATAAAGGTAATAGTGGAAGAGATAGAATTTGCAGAGAATAAATCCAAACCTTTATAG
- a CDS encoding VirB4 family type IV secretion system protein, giving the protein MKKKTIQRNNALLNLISPIGLDFQKNQLTIGENTGKIYGVIRYPMDPEYGWLSKLTNIPGTLVSFYFKPVENGEFVDALNSNISHSKGVVKSSNDTLTIQRAQKAADDGEKLMKNIDQNGEAVGVLSTTIMPLSNDPITFEKIRRRAVSSIKSAKCRSRLLSDLQSRSLKQMSPMYTVDDYVQQVTNKVVPLSAIMGGFPNASSGFNDGTGYYVAKDASGGLVILDFWLRSGDRTNTNFVILGIQGQGKSTAIKHIVISEFMKGTKVILTDPQGEYTFLVKKLGGDLINAGGGENGRINPLQIRAIPRDTDEDANDETTKVYADEGFGMGDMALYIKHLEVFFAIYLPSLTAIERAILKSTLIEMYNNFNIFWDTDITKLKPQDFPIMEDLYKLLLKKALEKEEVRKGNDTNIYENLSILLEDAAIGSDSALWNGYTTIDPKSRVICLVTKSLQDAPDNVKCAQYFNIDSWTWEVMTADPTEPVLSLYDEAYLKIDPKVPQSLAFLRNSVKSSRKFEAGIGVISHSVVDFLDPSVKMYGQALMDSPCYKIIFGCDGQNLKEIKELYNLTDAEEELLLSKQRGHALMMIGSKRLHVNFEIPEYKFEYIGTAGGR; this is encoded by the coding sequence ATGAAAAAAAAGACAATACAAAGGAATAATGCCCTTTTAAACCTGATATCGCCAATAGGACTTGACTTCCAAAAGAATCAATTAACGATAGGCGAAAACACTGGTAAGATTTATGGTGTAATACGTTATCCCATGGATCCTGAATATGGTTGGCTTTCTAAACTCACTAACATACCTGGTACGTTAGTGAGTTTTTATTTTAAACCAGTTGAAAATGGAGAATTTGTTGATGCACTAAACAGCAATATAAGCCATAGTAAAGGTGTTGTTAAGTCTTCTAATGATACGCTTACAATACAGAGAGCGCAGAAAGCTGCTGATGACGGAGAAAAATTGATGAAAAACATAGATCAAAACGGTGAAGCAGTAGGTGTACTGAGTACAACTATTATGCCTTTATCAAATGATCCTATAACCTTTGAGAAAATAAGGAGAAGAGCCGTAAGCTCTATAAAAAGTGCTAAATGCAGGTCGAGGTTGCTCAGCGATTTACAAAGTCGTTCGTTAAAGCAAATGTCTCCAATGTATACCGTTGATGATTATGTACAACAGGTTACAAATAAAGTAGTTCCTTTATCAGCCATAATGGGCGGATTTCCAAATGCAAGTTCTGGGTTTAATGATGGGACAGGTTATTATGTTGCTAAAGATGCCTCTGGCGGGTTGGTTATACTGGATTTTTGGCTACGATCAGGAGATAGGACAAATACAAATTTTGTTATTTTGGGGATACAAGGACAAGGTAAATCTACAGCTATTAAGCATATAGTAATTTCTGAGTTTATGAAAGGTACAAAAGTCATTTTAACTGATCCGCAGGGTGAGTATACTTTCCTCGTTAAGAAGCTAGGGGGGGATTTAATCAATGCAGGTGGTGGTGAGAATGGAAGAATTAATCCACTTCAAATTCGTGCAATACCTAGAGATACTGATGAAGATGCAAATGATGAAACAACAAAGGTATATGCTGATGAGGGGTTTGGTATGGGAGATATGGCATTGTATATCAAGCATCTTGAGGTTTTCTTTGCTATTTACTTACCCTCACTTACAGCAATTGAAAGAGCGATACTTAAATCTACTCTGATTGAGATGTATAACAATTTTAATATCTTTTGGGATACAGATATAACAAAGTTGAAGCCGCAGGACTTCCCTATAATGGAGGACTTATATAAGCTACTATTAAAGAAAGCGTTAGAGAAAGAAGAAGTAAGAAAAGGTAACGATACAAATATTTACGAGAATTTATCAATACTTCTGGAAGATGCAGCTATTGGATCAGACAGTGCACTATGGAATGGATATACAACAATTGATCCTAAGTCAAGAGTAATATGCCTGGTAACAAAAAGCCTCCAGGACGCTCCGGATAATGTTAAGTGTGCTCAATATTTTAACATTGACAGTTGGACTTGGGAGGTAATGACTGCAGATCCTACGGAACCAGTCTTAAGTTTATATGATGAAGCTTACTTAAAGATAGATCCTAAAGTTCCTCAATCTCTTGCATTTTTAAGAAATAGTGTTAAAAGTTCGAGGAAGTTTGAAGCAGGAATTGGAGTTATATCACATTCAGTAGTAGATTTTCTTGATCCTTCAGTCAAAATGTATGGACAGGCTCTTATGGACTCTCCTTGTTATAAAATCATTTTCGGTTGTGATGGACAAAATCTAAAAGAAATTAAAGAACTGTATAACCTTACAGATGCAGAAGAAGAGCTGCTATTAAGTAAACAACGTGGCCATGCCCTTATGATGATAGGATCTAAAAGACTTCATGTCAATTTCGAAATACCAGAGTATAAATTTGAATACATAGGAACTGCAGGAGGTAGATAA
- a CDS encoding C39 family peptidase, with amino-acid sequence MEPVTVAKVTLEAARNLKDEKKREKILGLIFTVFTICFLLLSMLTYIIVAPLEALLGDNEDTVGLTKFKEQISIDYSDSSSSEDYTRDYTKSVIKSGETEVVYYNQNDNPWKNMLYGTIRTIGASGCGPTSMAIVISTFTGQEITPEITANWSYNKGYLVQGYDNGKPYAMSSHSLIPALATEYNLNSTGIAKINNTAEMIYQALSSGKLVVAIMGPGHFTSGGHFIVLRGVTESGKILVADCASRQRTNQEWDIETIIKESKGGAGAGGPFWAIGK; translated from the coding sequence ATGGAACCTGTTACAGTTGCCAAGGTTACTCTTGAAGCAGCCAGGAACCTGAAAGATGAAAAGAAGAGGGAAAAAATACTGGGATTAATATTCACAGTATTTACGATTTGTTTCTTGCTCTTATCAATGTTGACTTATATAATTGTTGCTCCGCTTGAAGCCTTATTAGGAGATAATGAGGACACGGTAGGGCTTACGAAATTTAAAGAGCAAATCAGTATAGATTACTCTGACAGTTCATCTAGTGAAGATTACACCAGGGATTATACAAAATCCGTTATTAAAAGTGGTGAAACGGAGGTAGTTTACTATAATCAAAATGATAACCCATGGAAAAATATGCTATATGGAACAATACGAACAATAGGAGCTAGTGGGTGTGGACCGACATCTATGGCAATTGTTATTTCTACATTCACTGGGCAGGAAATAACACCAGAAATAACTGCAAATTGGTCATATAATAAAGGTTATTTGGTGCAGGGGTATGACAATGGGAAACCATATGCTATGTCGAGCCATTCCCTAATACCAGCTCTTGCTACAGAGTACAATCTTAATAGTACTGGAATAGCCAAAATTAATAATACTGCTGAAATGATATACCAAGCCCTGTCTAGTGGAAAGTTAGTTGTGGCTATTATGGGTCCAGGACATTTTACAAGTGGCGGGCATTTTATTGTGTTAAGAGGTGTTACTGAAAGTGGTAAAATATTGGTTGCTGATTGTGCCAGCCGGCAGAGAACAAATCAAGAATGGGATATTGAAACAATAATTAAAGAGTCTAAAGGGGGAGCCGGAGCTGGAGGACCTTTTTGGGCAATCGGAAAATGA
- a CDS encoding geobacillin-26 family protein (This protein is homologous to geobacillin 26, a large bacteriocin (245 amino acids) that was found in the thermophile Geobacillus sp. 15, and that has an unknown mechanism of action.), whose amino-acid sequence MSRFKRYFAMLMAIVITLSSSISASAATNNSSIDIEGVTYKLEETINDDGSKTVTVIGNGEINTITNDGEFLHVNTETVDASSSKSYLIDINYDDNTAARYTAKYSLYWNYNYYYDQSPPYGMFWYLESGNDNGTWTGYDYGESNLRDQAYDFCTNVRALDTAQWAASAASGASAGSIAAAIASAGPTAGIGAIIGVVAAILAGGVAVAEWVAAYNCSLDCNQSFQRVKQLAQ is encoded by the coding sequence ATGTCAAGATTCAAAAGATACTTTGCAATGTTAATGGCAATAGTAATAACATTAAGCTCAAGTATTTCAGCATCTGCAGCCACTAATAATTCATCTATTGACATTGAAGGGGTAACGTACAAGCTTGAAGAAACTATCAATGATGATGGAAGTAAAACTGTAACAGTCATTGGTAATGGAGAGATAAATACAATTACAAATGATGGTGAATTTTTACATGTTAACACAGAAACTGTTGATGCATCAAGTTCTAAAAGTTACTTAATTGATATTAATTATGATGACAATACAGCAGCAAGGTATACTGCTAAATATTCACTGTATTGGAATTATAATTATTACTACGATCAAAGTCCCCCGTATGGTATGTTCTGGTACTTGGAATCTGGAAACGATAATGGTACCTGGACTGGATATGATTATGGTGAATCTAATTTAAGAGATCAGGCTTATGATTTTTGTACTAATGTAAGAGCTCTTGATACTGCACAGTGGGCAGCATCAGCAGCTTCGGGTGCAAGTGCTGGTTCAATTGCGGCAGCTATTGCTTCAGCAGGACCTACAGCAGGCATAGGTGCAATTATTGGAGTAGTTGCTGCTATTTTAGCAGGTGGTGTTGCAGTAGCAGAATGGGTTGCTGCTTATAACTGTTCATTAGATTGTAATCAATCTTTTCAACGAGTTAAACAATTAGCTCAATAA
- a CDS encoding helix-turn-helix domain-containing protein, translating into MKITIDKVIEKNNTSRYWLAKEVGVTYISMKKLCDNKTSSLNFDIQEKICKALGCTPNDIFEIE; encoded by the coding sequence ATGAAAATAACAATTGATAAAGTTATTGAAAAAAATAACACATCAAGATATTGGCTTGCAAAGGAAGTTGGTGTTACATATATATCAATGAAAAAATTATGTGACAATAAGACTTCTTCCCTAAATTTTGATATTCAAGAAAAAATATGCAAAGCTCTTGGATGTACTCCAAACGACATCTTTGAAATAGAATAA
- a CDS encoding helix-turn-helix domain-containing protein, whose amino-acid sequence MAMKKFKILNLICENCDLSSKEKLVAQYFVYKSNKSGECYPSVETISKHCGVSVRTVQRATKKLQEKNFITIDKRYYKGRQSSNQYTLNTDIEIKNKDYLTDESIQNDFELVSMSEILQDDITIYNPFEEETEATTPPISCINETIIETIQKPEELSMEVVNPSFTYNKELIKQKLIGYKKTLNNICIAIKFHNIYVIYTAAVSFNKILNVQFHYENIKYMLIFKVSKFKTLGFILHIQLYDFLCPF is encoded by the coding sequence ATGGCTATGAAAAAATTTAAGATCTTAAATCTTATCTGTGAAAACTGCGATCTATCATCTAAGGAAAAATTAGTAGCACAGTATTTCGTCTATAAATCTAATAAATCCGGTGAGTGTTATCCATCAGTAGAGACTATTTCTAAACATTGTGGTGTATCAGTGAGAACGGTCCAGAGAGCCACCAAAAAGTTACAGGAAAAAAATTTTATAACGATAGATAAGCGATACTACAAAGGGCGCCAGTCATCAAATCAATATACACTTAACACAGACATAGAGATTAAAAATAAAGATTACTTAACTGATGAGAGTATTCAAAATGATTTTGAACTGGTATCAATGTCAGAAATCCTACAAGATGATATCACTATATATAATCCATTTGAAGAGGAAACTGAGGCTACAACTCCGCCCATATCATGTATAAATGAAACAATAATTGAGACAATACAAAAACCTGAAGAGCTGAGTATGGAGGTTGTAAACCCGTCATTTACGTATAATAAAGAATTAATTAAGCAGAAACTCATTGGCTACAAGAAAACATTAAATAATATATGTATAGCAATAAAATTCCATAATATCTATGTTATTTATACTGCAGCTGTTAGTTTTAATAAGATATTAAATGTTCAATTTCATTATGAGAACATTAAGTATATGCTAATATTTAAAGTGTCTAAATTTAAGACTTTAGGGTTTATATTACATATCCAACTATATGATTTTTTATGCCCATTTTAG
- a CDS encoding phospholipase D-like domain-containing protein, which translates to MSKIFRYSLSDTEFIAGEELLCFGDVLNDFVNAKYINILTYNISENKGVLLDAVKKAGARDIPIKIITNIPGRWPYYANYYRKKAAKNKIEIYERKLNPVFLGKLASVFFKFNNHGKIIMTDSIIYWGSANFSDESKKNYECGTLSRDKKFIEYVNSVIIPEVIKESTSYYDTEYYVCVMSMYSAIAYIHNMYDEIHEASYGYHESFTEEIEYFDFQNNYINWTMLTELMETINEYETILDDLIDDLESSEKEANYEELEKLLKEYNDYISSSNRTIVDLCYKLEKLARFDSHEYANDLLADDYASEAYEENLGNCVEMASNDAREVLAELIESSVKSILALLELLSEYEDTMLRFIDYIMGLANVNAEIDNTK; encoded by the coding sequence ATGAGTAAGATATTTAGATATAGCCTATCAGATACAGAATTTATTGCTGGTGAAGAATTGCTTTGCTTTGGAGATGTGTTAAATGATTTTGTAAATGCAAAATATATAAACATATTAACTTACAATATATCTGAAAATAAAGGTGTATTACTAGATGCTGTAAAAAAAGCTGGTGCAAGAGATATACCAATAAAAATCATAACTAATATACCGGGTAGATGGCCTTATTATGCTAATTATTATAGAAAGAAGGCAGCTAAAAATAAAATTGAAATATATGAAAGAAAACTTAATCCAGTCTTCTTAGGAAAATTAGCTTCAGTGTTCTTTAAGTTTAATAATCATGGAAAAATAATTATGACGGATAGTATTATTTATTGGGGCTCTGCCAACTTCTCGGATGAAAGCAAAAAGAACTATGAATGTGGAACACTTTCCAGAGATAAAAAATTTATAGAATATGTAAATTCAGTTATTATTCCGGAAGTTATAAAAGAATCAACAAGCTATTATGATACAGAATATTATGTATGTGTAATGAGTATGTATTCAGCCATTGCTTACATTCATAATATGTATGATGAAATTCATGAAGCATCCTATGGATATCACGAAAGCTTTACGGAAGAAATTGAGTATTTTGACTTTCAAAATAATTATATTAATTGGACAATGCTGACAGAACTGATGGAGACAATAAATGAATATGAGACAATCCTAGATGATTTGATTGATGACTTGGAAAGCAGTGAAAAAGAAGCTAACTATGAAGAGTTGGAGAAATTATTAAAGGAATATAATGACTACATAAGTTCATCAAATAGAACTATAGTTGACCTATGTTATAAGTTAGAGAAATTAGCCAGATTTGATTCGCATGAGTATGCAAACGATTTACTAGCAGATGATTATGCAAGTGAAGCATATGAAGAAAATTTAGGAAATTGTGTAGAGATGGCTTCAAATGATGCCCGTGAGGTATTGGCGGAGTTAATTGAATCATCCGTAAAGAGTATCTTGGCATTACTAGAATTATTATCAGAATATGAGGATACTATGCTTAGGTTTATAGATTATATAATGGGTTTGGCTAATGTGAATGCTGAAATTGATAATACAAAATAA